From one Notolabrus celidotus isolate fNotCel1 chromosome 2, fNotCel1.pri, whole genome shotgun sequence genomic stretch:
- the mcoln3b gene encoding LOW QUALITY PROTEIN: mucolipin-3 (The sequence of the model RefSeq protein was modified relative to this genomic sequence to represent the inferred CDS: inserted 1 base in 1 codon), which yields MVEAGQVSTRELPCVIQQYSDMEESSDLYDEYEADDTPPWAAHQHQCLEDQHNVECLRRKIKYYFMNPCEKYHARGRKPWKLLLQIIKIAIITIQLVSFGLSNQMVVTFKEENLMTFKHLFLKGYIDGGMDTYAVYTQDDVYDHIDYVIGKYGHLHNITVGNHEYEKKSGIYTPLSLCQEFYQNGSIFPSNETFEIDAKVKTECLEIFPMYHPTLRGTYPXFELYFKRLLTVRISFVLKAINLQTVRHRELPDCYDFNVIITFDNQVHSGRIKVDLENDVDINECRDWKVTGASARNINLTVLFDCLIIITCITSFALCTRSVINGIQLQFEYSLFCRTKCGKEVPLSDKLEFLNGWYILIIISDMLSIIGSILKIEIQTKVLTSYDICSIFLGTGTMFVWIGVIRYMGYFRKYNILILTLRAAFPNVIRFICCAGIIYLSYCFCGWIVLGPYHEKFRTLNTVSECLFSLINGDDMYPTFKNMKQKSSLVWTFSRIYLYSFVSLFIYMILSLFITIITDTYDTIKLQQQGGLPISELQTFLSVCKDLPNSGLYRLKEDKSCFLDCWINRFRRHQDEILTSEA from the exons ATATGGAGGAGTCCAGTGACTTGTATGATGAGTATGAGGCGGATGATACCCCTCCCTGGGCAGCCCACCAACATCAGTGTCTAGAAGATCAGCACAATGTGGAGTGTCTCAGACGGAAGATCAAATATTACTTCATGAACCCCTGTGAGAAGTACCATGCTCGTGGCCGAAAACCATGGAAACTCTTACTGCAGATCATCAAGATTGCCATTATTACCATCCAG TTAGTGTCTTTTGGGCTGAGCAACCAGATGGTTGTCACATTTAAGGAAGAAAATCTGATGACATTCAAGCACCTCTTCTTGAAAGGTTATATTGACGGAGGCATGGATACATATGCTGTTTACACACAGGATGATGTGTATGATCACATCGATTACGTCATTGGAAAG TATGGACATCTGCACAACATCACAGTCGGCAACCATGAGTATGAGAAAAAGAGCGGAATCTACACccccctgtctctctgtcaggaGTTCTACCAAAATGGCTCCATCTTCCCCAGCAATGAGACCTTTGAAATAGATGCCAAAGTGAAAACTG AGTGTCTTGAAATTTTTCCGATGTATCACCCTACACTGCGGGGAACGTATC GATTTGAATTGTATTTCAAAAG ATTGCTCACTGTCAGGATCAGTTTTGTTCTGAAGGCCATAAATTTACAGACCGTGAGACATCGAGAGCTGCCAGACTGCTACGACTTCAATGTTATT ATCACTTTCGACAACCAAGTTCACAGCGGAAGGATAAAGGTTGACCTGGAAAATGACGTAGACATCAATGAATGCAGGGACTGGAAAGTAACTGGAGCAT CTGCCAGGAACATTAACCTGACTGTGCTGTTTGACTGCCTCATCATTATAACCTGCATAACATCCTTCGCTCTCTGCACACGCTCAGTGATCAATGGCATTCAGCTGCAGTTT GAGTACTCCCTCTTCTGCAGGACTAAGTGTGGTAAAGAAGTCCCATTGTCTGACAAGTTGGAGTTCTTGAACGGTTGGTACATCTTGATCATCATCAGTGACATGTTGTCCATCATAGGCTCTATTCTCAAGATAGAAATCCAGACCAAG GTCCTCACAAGTTATGACATCTGCAGTATTTTTCTTGGGACTGGTACCATGTTTGTCTGGATCGGGGTCATCCGTTACATGGGCTACTTCAGGAAGTATAAC aTTCTAATCCTGacactcagagcagctttcCCCAATGTGATCCGTTTCATCTGCTGTGCTGGAATTATCTATCTCAGTTACTGTTTCTGCGGCTGGATTGTCCTCGGCCCCTATCATGAGAAG TTCCGCACATTAAACACCGTGTCTGAGTGTCTGTTCTCCCTGATCAACGGAGACGACATGTACCCCACCTTTAAGAACATGAAGCAGAAGAGCAGCCTGGTGTGGACTTTCAGCAGGATCTACCTCTACAGCTTTGTCTCACTCTTCATCTACATGATCCTCAGCCTCTTCATCACAATCATCACAGATACATACGACACCATTAAG ctgcagcagcagggtgGACTCCCGATATCTGAGCTGCAGACATTCCTGTCAGTGTGTAAAGATCTGCCAAACTCCGGGTTGTACAGACTGAAGGAGGACAAAAGCTGCTTCTTAGACTGCTGGATCAACAG GTTCAGGAGACATCAGGATGAGATTCTGACATCAGAGGCGTAG